From a region of the Lactuca sativa cultivar Salinas chromosome 4, Lsat_Salinas_v11, whole genome shotgun sequence genome:
- the LOC111887745 gene encoding subtilisin-like protease SBT3.9 isoform X1: protein MLNMFFPYAAKSSQRVSTLQIPLHTHTNPFSWLIFQQKLGISSSKVHIVYMGHNTLTEPMLLQDTHHGILSQILGSKEAANRSILYSYKHGFSGFAAVLTPTQASLVADLPEVVRVIPNRILKLHTTRSWDFLDIKPRLVNGILSKGQSGVGSIIGVFDSGVWPESISYNDAGMKRIPSRWKGVCDEGEHFNKSNCNRKIIGARWYIKGYEAEFGKLDTSDGSEFLSARDAYGHGTHTSSTAAGAPVTDASFFGLAHGVARGGAPSSQIAIYKVCWATGGCSSADILAAFDDSIRDGVDVISASLGSTPPFSTYVDDPLAIGSFHAVARGITVVCSCGNTGPYPQTVANTAPWIISVAASTIDRAFPTLITLGNNQTFVGQAFVTVKVFHRFYPLVYGEDIVADDADEEDARSCEAGSLNASLAEGAIVLCFQSRTKSSAASTAGNVQDVGGVGIIFVQYPTKDVTLTFAIPCVQIDFTIGTSIVTYIESNSNPVVKISGTRTVIGKQTSPEVAFFSARGPSSLSPTVLKPDIAAPGVNILASWSPVASSSLVNGQTKASSLDFKIESGTSMACPHISGIVALLKSLYPTWTPAAIKSALVTTASIEDENGQPAVAEGAPHKQADPFDYGGGHVDPNKAVNPGLIYNMTTKDYIHFLCAMGYNDTAISSLANSHSPCPKKTNFLKNLNLPSISIPELQKPTMVSRIVTNVGPTGSRYVARIEAPAGTRVMVDPSILFFNSTNTRLRFKVTICPLLKVQGRFSFGSLLWEDGVHVVRTPLVVRVVVKKSYSQI, encoded by the exons ATGCTGAACA TGTTCTTCCCCTATGCGGCAAAGTCAAGTCAACGCGTTTCAACACTCCAAATTCCACTACACACACACACGAACCCATTTTCATGGC TAATCTTTCAGCAAAAATTGGGCATTTCAAGCAGCAAG GTTCATATTGTTTATATGGGACATAATACTCTCACTGAGCCAATGCTTCTTCAGGATACACACCATGGGATCCTCTCTCAAATACTTGGAAg cAAAGAAGCTGCAAATAGATCAATTTTGTATAGCTACAAACATGGCTTTTCCGGCTTTGCTGCAGTATTAACCCCGACTCAGGCATCATTGGTTGCAG ATTTACCAGAAGTTGTACGTGTGATTCCTAATAGAATTCTTAAGCTTCACACAACACGGAGTTGGGATTTTCTCGACATTAAGCCTCGTTTGGTCAATGGTATACTCTCCAAAGGTCAATCGGGTGTTGGATCAATCATTGGTGTCTTCGATAGTG gGGTATGGCCGGAATCTATAAGCTACAACGATGCCGGAATGAAGAGGATACCATCACGTTGGAAAGGCGTATGCGATGAAGGAGAACACTTCAACAAGTCCAACTGCAATAG AAAAATCATTGGTGCGCGTTGGTATATCAAGGGATACGAAGCTGAATTCGGAAAACTAGACACAAGCGACGGATCAGAATTTCTATCGGCGCGTGACGCATACGGCCACGGCACACACACGTCCTCAACCGCCGCCGGAGCTCCGGTAACGGACGCAAGTTTCTTTGGGCTAGCCCATGGGGTAGCCCGAGGTGGCGCACCGTCGTCTCAAATCGCCATATATAAGGTTTGTTGGGCCACCGGTGGTTGCAGCTCAGCCGACATCCTTGCCGCCTTTGACGACTCAATCCGCGACGGCGTGGATGTGATCTCGGCCTCTTTGGGTTCTACACCACCGTTTTCGACCTACGTTGATGACCCGTTGGCTATTGGATCGTTTCATGCGGTGGCGCGTGGGATAACGGTGGTTTGTTCTTGTGGGAATACCGGGCCGTATCCTCAAACGGTGGCTAACACCGCTCCATGGATTATAAGTGTAGCTGCTAGCACCATTGATAGAGCTTTTCCGACGTTGATTACACTTGGAAACAATCAAACTTTTGTG GGTCAAGCTTTCGTTACAGTGAAAGTTTTTCACAGGTTTTATCCTCTCGTGTATGGTGAAGATATTGTAGCTGATGATGCAGATGAGGAGGATGCAAG AAGCTGTGAAGCGGGATCATTGAATGCGAGTTTAGCCGAAGGCGCAATCGTTCTATGCTTCCAATCCCGGACAAAAAGCTCCGCCGCTTCGACCGCCGGAAATGTGCAAGATGTCGGTGGCGTAGGGATCATATTTGTTCAATATCCAACCAAAGATGTCACTTTGACTTTCGCAATCCCATGTGTTCAAATTGACTTTACCATTGGAACCTCTATAGTCACTTACATTGAATCAAACAG TAATCCGGTTGTGAAGATTAGTGGCACAAGAACAGTTATCGGAAAACAAACATCGCCGGAAGTTGCATTCTTCTCAGCCAGAGGACCAAGTTCATTGTCCCCGACAGTACTCAAG CCAGATATAGCTGCTCCGGGGGTTAATATATTGGCATCATGGTCTCCGGTTGCTTCTTCTTCattagtcaacggtcaaactaaAGCTTCATCACTCGACTTCAAAATAGAATCCGGGACTTCCATGGCCTGCCCGCATATCTCGGGCATCGTTGCTCTTCTCAAATCTTTATATCCAACATGGACTCCTGCAGCAATAAAGTCTGCCCTGGTCACCACAG CCTCCATAGAGGACGAAAATGGTCAGCCTGCTGTTGCAGAGGGGGCTCCACACAAGCAGGCTGACCCTTTTGACTATGGAGGGGGTCATGTGGACCCCAACAAAGCTGTAAATCCCGGTCTCATATACAACATGACAACCAAAGATTACATCCATTTCCTTTGTGCCATGGGATACAATGACACCGCCATTAGCTCATTAGCCAACTCGCACTCTCCCTGCCCTAAAAAAACCAACTTTCTAAAAAACCTTAATCTTCCATCAATCTCGATTCCCGAGTTGCAAAAACCCACGATGGTATCAAGGATTGTGACAAATGTGGGCCCTACTGGCTCTCGTTATGTGGCACGTATTGAAGCGCCAGCTGGCACACGTGTTATGGTGGACCCATCGATCTTATTCTTTAATTCTACAAATACTAGACTAAGGTTTAAAGTGACAATTTGTCCATTGTTGAAGGTGCAAGGGAGGTTTTCTTTTGGGAGTTTGTTGTGGGAAGATGGGGTTCATGTTGTGAGAACACCGTTGGTGGTTCGTGTTGTCGTTAAGAAATCGTATTCTCAGATATGA
- the LOC111887746 gene encoding squalene synthase 1, with amino-acid sequence MGSLKAVLKHPDDFYPLLKLKMAAKKAEKQIPAEPHWGFCYSMLHKVSRSFALVIQQLNPELRDAVCIFYLVLRALDTVEDDTSIDAEIKVPILIAFHQHIYDRDWHFACGTKEYKVLMDQFHHVSAAFLELKKGYQEAIEDITMRMGAGMAKFICKEVETIDDYDEYCHYVAGLVGLGLSKLFHASGTEKLFPDSISNSMGLFLQKTNIIRDYLEDINEIPKSRMFWPREIWSKYVNKLEELKYEENSEKAVQCLNDMVTNALIHIEDCLKYMSELRDPAIFKFCAIPQIMAIGTLALCYNNIEVFRGVVKMRRGLTAKVIDRTKTMADVYRAFYDFSSILKAKVNMNDPNAKTTITRIEAAQKICKDSGTLSNRRSYIVDSEPSYSPALIALIFIILAILYAYLHANRTNKFKVTL; translated from the exons ATGGGGAGTTTAAAGGCAGTGTTGAAACATCCGGACGATTTTTACCCGCTGTTGAAGTTGAAGATGGCGGCGAAGAAGGCTGAAAAACAGATCCCGGCGGAGCCACACTGGGGGTTCTGTTACTCTATGCTTCATAAGGTTTCTAGAAGCTTCGCGCTTGTTATTCAACAGCTCAATCCCGAGCTTCGTGACGCT GTTTGCATTTTCTATTTGGTTCTTCGTGCCCTTGACACTGTTG AGGATGATACAAGTATAGATGCTGAAATCAAAGTACCAATTCTGATTGCCTTTCATCAGCATATCTATGATCGTGATTGGCACTTTGCAT GTGGTACAAAGGAATACAAGGTTCTCATGGACCAGTTCCATCATGTTTCTGCTGCCTTTCTGGAGCTTAAGAAAGG TTACCAGGAGGCAATTGAGGATATAACCATGAGAATGGGTGCAGGGATGGCAAAATTTATCTGCAAAGAG GTTGAGACAATTGATGATTATGATGAGTATTGTCATTATGTTGCTGGACTTGTTGGATTAGGGTTGTCTAAACTCTTCCATGCCTCAGGCACCGAAAAGTTGTTTCCAGATTCCATCTCCAATTCAATGGGTTTGTTTCTCCAG AAAACAAACATCATTAGAGATTATCTGGAGGATATAAACGAGATACCCAAGTCACGAATGTTTTGGCCTCGTGAAATCTGGAGTAAATATGTCAATAAACTAGAG GAGCTGAAGTATGAAGAGAACTCTGAGAAGGCTGTTCAATGTCTGAATGATATGGTCACTAACGCTTTAATCCACATTGAAGACTGTTTAAAATACATGTCTGAATTGCGTGATCCCGCTATTTTCAAGTTTTGTGCCATTCCACAG ATCATGGCGATTGGAACACTAGCTCTATGCTACAACAACATTGAAGTTTTCAGGGGTGTAGTGAAAATGAGACGTG GTCTTACTGCTAAAGTAATTGATCGGACTAAAACTATGGCTGATGTGTACAGAGCTTTCTATGATTTTTCCTCAATTCTCAAGGCTAAG GTCAACATGAATGATCCCAATGCCAAAACAACAATCACAAGGATAGAAGCAGCTCAGAAAATTTGCAAGGACTCTGGCACCCTTAGCAACAG GAGATCTTACATAGTTGATAGCGAGCCAAGCTACAGTCCAGCTCTG ATTGCTTTGATTTTCATCATACTGGCAATTCTTTACGCATATCTGCATGCCAACCGCACAAATAAATTCA AAGTTACTttgtaa
- the LOC111887745 gene encoding subtilisin-like protease SBT3.9 isoform X2, which produces MFVEQVAQHFVGPHLILPNNFAYKKVIFQQKLGISSSKVHIVYMGHNTLTEPMLLQDTHHGILSQILGSKEAANRSILYSYKHGFSGFAAVLTPTQASLVADLPEVVRVIPNRILKLHTTRSWDFLDIKPRLVNGILSKGQSGVGSIIGVFDSGVWPESISYNDAGMKRIPSRWKGVCDEGEHFNKSNCNRKIIGARWYIKGYEAEFGKLDTSDGSEFLSARDAYGHGTHTSSTAAGAPVTDASFFGLAHGVARGGAPSSQIAIYKVCWATGGCSSADILAAFDDSIRDGVDVISASLGSTPPFSTYVDDPLAIGSFHAVARGITVVCSCGNTGPYPQTVANTAPWIISVAASTIDRAFPTLITLGNNQTFVGQAFVTVKVFHRFYPLVYGEDIVADDADEEDARSCEAGSLNASLAEGAIVLCFQSRTKSSAASTAGNVQDVGGVGIIFVQYPTKDVTLTFAIPCVQIDFTIGTSIVTYIESNSNPVVKISGTRTVIGKQTSPEVAFFSARGPSSLSPTVLKPDIAAPGVNILASWSPVASSSLVNGQTKASSLDFKIESGTSMACPHISGIVALLKSLYPTWTPAAIKSALVTTASIEDENGQPAVAEGAPHKQADPFDYGGGHVDPNKAVNPGLIYNMTTKDYIHFLCAMGYNDTAISSLANSHSPCPKKTNFLKNLNLPSISIPELQKPTMVSRIVTNVGPTGSRYVARIEAPAGTRVMVDPSILFFNSTNTRLRFKVTICPLLKVQGRFSFGSLLWEDGVHVVRTPLVVRVVVKKSYSQI; this is translated from the exons ATGTTTGTGGAGCAGGTGGCACAGCATTTCGTGGGCCCTCATCTCATCTTACCCAACAATTTTGCATATAAAAAGG TAATCTTTCAGCAAAAATTGGGCATTTCAAGCAGCAAG GTTCATATTGTTTATATGGGACATAATACTCTCACTGAGCCAATGCTTCTTCAGGATACACACCATGGGATCCTCTCTCAAATACTTGGAAg cAAAGAAGCTGCAAATAGATCAATTTTGTATAGCTACAAACATGGCTTTTCCGGCTTTGCTGCAGTATTAACCCCGACTCAGGCATCATTGGTTGCAG ATTTACCAGAAGTTGTACGTGTGATTCCTAATAGAATTCTTAAGCTTCACACAACACGGAGTTGGGATTTTCTCGACATTAAGCCTCGTTTGGTCAATGGTATACTCTCCAAAGGTCAATCGGGTGTTGGATCAATCATTGGTGTCTTCGATAGTG gGGTATGGCCGGAATCTATAAGCTACAACGATGCCGGAATGAAGAGGATACCATCACGTTGGAAAGGCGTATGCGATGAAGGAGAACACTTCAACAAGTCCAACTGCAATAG AAAAATCATTGGTGCGCGTTGGTATATCAAGGGATACGAAGCTGAATTCGGAAAACTAGACACAAGCGACGGATCAGAATTTCTATCGGCGCGTGACGCATACGGCCACGGCACACACACGTCCTCAACCGCCGCCGGAGCTCCGGTAACGGACGCAAGTTTCTTTGGGCTAGCCCATGGGGTAGCCCGAGGTGGCGCACCGTCGTCTCAAATCGCCATATATAAGGTTTGTTGGGCCACCGGTGGTTGCAGCTCAGCCGACATCCTTGCCGCCTTTGACGACTCAATCCGCGACGGCGTGGATGTGATCTCGGCCTCTTTGGGTTCTACACCACCGTTTTCGACCTACGTTGATGACCCGTTGGCTATTGGATCGTTTCATGCGGTGGCGCGTGGGATAACGGTGGTTTGTTCTTGTGGGAATACCGGGCCGTATCCTCAAACGGTGGCTAACACCGCTCCATGGATTATAAGTGTAGCTGCTAGCACCATTGATAGAGCTTTTCCGACGTTGATTACACTTGGAAACAATCAAACTTTTGTG GGTCAAGCTTTCGTTACAGTGAAAGTTTTTCACAGGTTTTATCCTCTCGTGTATGGTGAAGATATTGTAGCTGATGATGCAGATGAGGAGGATGCAAG AAGCTGTGAAGCGGGATCATTGAATGCGAGTTTAGCCGAAGGCGCAATCGTTCTATGCTTCCAATCCCGGACAAAAAGCTCCGCCGCTTCGACCGCCGGAAATGTGCAAGATGTCGGTGGCGTAGGGATCATATTTGTTCAATATCCAACCAAAGATGTCACTTTGACTTTCGCAATCCCATGTGTTCAAATTGACTTTACCATTGGAACCTCTATAGTCACTTACATTGAATCAAACAG TAATCCGGTTGTGAAGATTAGTGGCACAAGAACAGTTATCGGAAAACAAACATCGCCGGAAGTTGCATTCTTCTCAGCCAGAGGACCAAGTTCATTGTCCCCGACAGTACTCAAG CCAGATATAGCTGCTCCGGGGGTTAATATATTGGCATCATGGTCTCCGGTTGCTTCTTCTTCattagtcaacggtcaaactaaAGCTTCATCACTCGACTTCAAAATAGAATCCGGGACTTCCATGGCCTGCCCGCATATCTCGGGCATCGTTGCTCTTCTCAAATCTTTATATCCAACATGGACTCCTGCAGCAATAAAGTCTGCCCTGGTCACCACAG CCTCCATAGAGGACGAAAATGGTCAGCCTGCTGTTGCAGAGGGGGCTCCACACAAGCAGGCTGACCCTTTTGACTATGGAGGGGGTCATGTGGACCCCAACAAAGCTGTAAATCCCGGTCTCATATACAACATGACAACCAAAGATTACATCCATTTCCTTTGTGCCATGGGATACAATGACACCGCCATTAGCTCATTAGCCAACTCGCACTCTCCCTGCCCTAAAAAAACCAACTTTCTAAAAAACCTTAATCTTCCATCAATCTCGATTCCCGAGTTGCAAAAACCCACGATGGTATCAAGGATTGTGACAAATGTGGGCCCTACTGGCTCTCGTTATGTGGCACGTATTGAAGCGCCAGCTGGCACACGTGTTATGGTGGACCCATCGATCTTATTCTTTAATTCTACAAATACTAGACTAAGGTTTAAAGTGACAATTTGTCCATTGTTGAAGGTGCAAGGGAGGTTTTCTTTTGGGAGTTTGTTGTGGGAAGATGGGGTTCATGTTGTGAGAACACCGTTGGTGGTTCGTGTTGTCGTTAAGAAATCGTATTCTCAGATATGA